One Paenibacillus crassostreae DNA segment encodes these proteins:
- a CDS encoding YihY/virulence factor BrkB family protein: MKKGKVAWCIDFFKQLFKKIKNDDVQAVSAQLSFYLILSLFPFLIFIMTLVGYANISMEDRILDLAEILPAEAILIMQEIVKEVAEGRSQALLSFGMLATLWAASKGIDATFKGLNQAYDIEDDRAFWKVRAISLMGTLFIGLVILLSTLLLVFGSWLKDQVFHLFPIPYIFYQLWNLVQYALPLLIMIIVFTMLYWIAPNRKMSTREALPGAIFTTFGWITTTGLFSIYVNQFGDFTRTYGSLGGVMVLLTWLYISSMIILVGGEINATLVYRRGK; this comes from the coding sequence ATGAAGAAAGGAAAAGTGGCTTGGTGTATTGATTTTTTCAAACAATTATTTAAAAAGATTAAGAATGACGATGTTCAAGCTGTCAGCGCTCAATTATCCTTTTATCTCATTCTCTCCCTATTTCCTTTTCTTATATTTATCATGACTTTAGTGGGTTATGCGAATATTTCTATGGAGGATCGCATCCTAGATTTAGCGGAAATACTACCGGCAGAAGCTATATTGATTATGCAGGAAATTGTTAAGGAAGTCGCTGAGGGAAGAAGTCAAGCATTGCTCTCATTCGGGATGTTAGCTACATTATGGGCAGCCTCCAAAGGCATAGACGCTACGTTTAAAGGGTTGAATCAGGCATATGATATCGAAGATGATAGAGCTTTTTGGAAAGTACGAGCTATTTCGCTCATGGGCACATTATTCATCGGTCTAGTCATTCTATTAAGCACATTACTTCTTGTATTCGGTAGTTGGTTGAAAGATCAAGTGTTTCATCTCTTTCCTATACCTTATATATTCTATCAACTATGGAATTTAGTTCAGTATGCGCTCCCACTACTTATCATGATCATTGTGTTTACAATGCTCTATTGGATTGCTCCAAATCGGAAAATGTCAACCAGAGAAGCACTACCTGGAGCGATATTCACAACCTTTGGTTGGATTACCACAACAGGGCTCTTTTCCATTTACGTTAACCAATTTGGAGACTTCACTAGAACATATGGCAGCCTTGGAGGCGTAATGGTTCTACTTACCTGGTTATATATTAGCTCAATGATTATTCTAGTTGGAGGAGAGATTAACGCAACACTAGTGTATCGTCGAGGGAAATAA
- a CDS encoding antibiotic biosynthesis monooxygenase, which produces MLIQTRTIVVEKGNAEKVVERFSQESPVEGMEGLIDITVMVNKRSKENEEVVVMIRWESEEAWKNWEKSDVHIQGHRQNKGKTSPEFVLSTTVNMYVTQKIKQGKAFNNQ; this is translated from the coding sequence TTGCTTATTCAAACAAGAACGATTGTGGTAGAGAAAGGTAACGCTGAGAAAGTGGTTGAGAGATTCAGCCAAGAAAGTCCAGTTGAAGGCATGGAAGGACTTATAGATATTACTGTTATGGTCAATAAGAGAAGCAAAGAAAATGAAGAAGTTGTCGTGATGATTCGCTGGGAATCGGAAGAGGCATGGAAGAATTGGGAGAAAAGCGATGTACATATTCAGGGTCATCGGCAAAATAAAGGAAAGACATCTCCGGAGTTCGTTCTAAGTACAACAGTGAATATGTACGTAACACAGAAAATCAAACAAGGGAAAGCTTTTAATAATCAATGA
- a CDS encoding aminopeptidase, translating into MTKFNVMLEKYAELVVKVGVNVQPGQVLIVQAPLETVDLTRLIVSKAYESGAKYVQVEWEDEGITRIRYEKAPDESFDYYPKWQAEMMEQLAEGGGAILHIKVPNPELFRGIDPTKVSRSVKASAVAREKYQHYVRNNKFSWSLIKAPTRDWANKVFADLPEDERVQAMWDAVFLMNRVEADGTQDPVAAWREHIEQLKITQERMNSKRYKSLHYRAPGTDLHVEMPEGHLWRGGGGENQDGVYFVANMPTEEIYTMPHRTGVNGKVTSTLPLNLNGQLVEGMTLTFKEGKVIQYDATSGREYLTALLNTDEGASYLGEMALVPFDSPISRLNRIFYNTGIDENASCHFALGSAYPVNIEGGTKLSKDELLAKGANVSLTHVDFMIGSDQLEIDGELADGTVEAVFRNGNWA; encoded by the coding sequence ATGACAAAGTTTAATGTGATGTTAGAGAAATATGCTGAGTTGGTTGTGAAAGTGGGAGTTAACGTTCAACCTGGACAAGTTCTGATCGTTCAAGCGCCATTGGAAACGGTAGATCTTACAAGATTAATTGTTTCTAAGGCCTATGAATCTGGAGCCAAATATGTTCAGGTAGAGTGGGAAGACGAAGGAATTACACGGATTCGTTATGAAAAGGCACCGGATGAATCCTTTGATTATTATCCGAAATGGCAAGCTGAGATGATGGAACAGTTAGCAGAAGGTGGCGGTGCCATTCTACATATAAAAGTGCCAAATCCTGAATTATTCCGTGGTATTGATCCGACAAAAGTATCAAGATCGGTCAAAGCTTCTGCCGTTGCGCGTGAGAAATACCAGCATTATGTACGTAACAATAAGTTTAGTTGGTCACTGATTAAGGCTCCTACACGTGATTGGGCAAACAAAGTATTCGCTGACCTTCCTGAAGATGAGCGTGTACAAGCGATGTGGGATGCGGTATTCCTCATGAATCGTGTCGAAGCAGATGGAACGCAGGATCCGGTCGCAGCATGGCGTGAACATATTGAGCAACTTAAAATCACGCAAGAGAGAATGAATTCCAAACGATACAAGAGTTTACATTATCGTGCACCAGGAACAGACCTACATGTTGAAATGCCTGAAGGGCATTTATGGCGCGGTGGAGGTGGAGAGAATCAAGACGGGGTGTATTTTGTTGCGAATATGCCAACAGAGGAAATATACACAATGCCACATCGCACAGGGGTGAATGGGAAAGTGACAAGTACACTTCCATTGAATCTCAACGGACAGTTGGTCGAAGGGATGACTCTAACCTTTAAAGAAGGAAAAGTGATCCAGTACGACGCAACATCGGGACGTGAATATTTGACAGCACTTCTAAATACAGATGAGGGTGCTTCGTATCTTGGAGAAATGGCATTAGTTCCGTTTGATTCACCTATATCCCGGTTGAATCGGATTTTCTACAATACGGGAATCGACGAGAATGCATCATGTCATTTTGCATTGGGTAGTGCTTATCCAGTAAACATTGAAGGCGGTACTAAACTCAGCAAAGATGAACTGCTAGCTAAAGGTGCCAATGTGAGCTTAACACATGTCGATTTCATGATTGGTTCGGATCAATTAGAAATTGACGGTGAGTTGGCGGATGGAACGGTAGAAGCTGTATTCCGAAATGGGAATTGGGCCTAA
- a CDS encoding voltage-gated chloride channel family protein: MKWMYIHSLVSRSFLKWLFYGGVVGLLSGSASAIFLKSLDYVTDIRLMNPWVLYLLPLGGAIVSYLYYKFGLNSSKGNNLIIEQIQQQEHEPVPFRMTPLVLFGTLITHLLGGSAGREGTAVQMGGSLAEQFGKWIKVGPVDRQILLMCGISGGFGSVFGTPIAGAVFALEVIVLGVIRYDALIPCFVASFTGNLVAMNLWGVTHAHYQMGVVPELTLIVLLKVVIAAVCFGLTSMVFSELTHFLKKTFVVVFRNPLIKSAVGGLLIILMVYLIGSRDYLGLGLPLIEQSFEEDVHPLAFLGKLIFTTVTLGAGFQGGEVTPLFAIGATLGNSLAGILQIYAPFLAALGFIAVFCGATNTPLACFLMGIELFGSEGAIYMFIACLISYLFSGHTGIYTSQLISVSKLRDYDTLK; encoded by the coding sequence ATGAAATGGATGTATATACATAGCTTAGTGTCACGTTCTTTTTTAAAATGGCTATTCTATGGTGGAGTTGTAGGCCTACTTTCCGGGAGCGCATCAGCTATATTCTTGAAAAGTCTGGACTATGTTACGGATATCAGATTAATGAATCCTTGGGTGTTATACCTATTACCATTAGGTGGTGCGATTGTAAGTTACCTTTATTATAAGTTTGGACTGAATAGTTCCAAAGGCAATAATCTGATTATTGAACAAATCCAACAACAAGAACATGAACCTGTTCCATTTAGAATGACACCTCTCGTCTTATTTGGGACATTAATCACGCATTTATTAGGTGGTTCCGCTGGTCGAGAAGGTACAGCTGTACAAATGGGTGGAAGCCTAGCAGAGCAATTCGGTAAATGGATCAAAGTCGGACCCGTGGATAGGCAAATATTGTTAATGTGTGGTATTAGCGGTGGATTTGGTTCGGTATTCGGTACTCCGATTGCAGGTGCTGTCTTTGCCCTAGAGGTGATCGTTTTAGGTGTGATCCGTTATGATGCATTAATTCCATGTTTTGTAGCTAGCTTCACAGGAAATCTTGTCGCAATGAATTTATGGGGAGTTACCCATGCTCATTATCAGATGGGGGTTGTTCCTGAACTAACACTAATAGTGTTGCTGAAAGTTGTTATTGCTGCTGTATGTTTTGGATTAACAAGTATGGTCTTTAGTGAGTTAACTCATTTCCTCAAAAAAACATTTGTTGTAGTCTTTCGAAATCCGCTGATCAAAAGTGCAGTTGGTGGCTTGCTGATCATTCTCATGGTTTATCTGATTGGATCACGAGATTATTTAGGGTTGGGACTTCCATTAATTGAACAATCCTTTGAAGAAGATGTTCATCCCTTAGCCTTTCTTGGGAAGTTGATTTTTACAACCGTTACATTAGGTGCAGGATTTCAAGGCGGAGAGGTAACACCCCTGTTCGCTATCGGAGCTACATTGGGAAATTCATTAGCAGGAATACTACAAATATATGCGCCATTTTTAGCTGCTTTAGGGTTCATTGCCGTATTTTGCGGTGCTACGAATACACCTCTGGCTTGTTTTCTAATGGGTATTGAGTTATTTGGTTCCGAAGGTGCAATATATATGTTCATTGCGTGTTTGATCAGCTATTTATTCTCCGGGCATACAGGCATATATACCTCTCAATTGATTAGCGTATCGAAGTTGCGTGACTATGATACACTGAAATAG
- a CDS encoding WG repeat-containing protein, with protein sequence MVNTLSTTNLFGYINTKGELAIPCNYIYAGKFTEGVAHVTISDSNDEVLIDRTGKITTKLLEKYISDFTFLEGLSVAYAPTGNKIIFE encoded by the coding sequence ATGGTAAATACGCTTTCCACAACAAACCTATTTGGATATATTAACACAAAAGGTGAATTGGCAATCCCATGTAATTATATATATGCAGGGAAATTCACAGAAGGTGTTGCCCATGTAACTATATCTGATTCAAATGACGAGGTTCTTATTGATAGAACAGGTAAGATTACAACGAAGTTATTAGAAAAATATATTTCAGACTTTACATTTTTAGAGGGACTATCTGTGGCTTATGCTCCTACAGGAAATAAAATAATCTTCGAATGA
- a CDS encoding dimethylarginine dimethylaminohydrolase family protein produces the protein MNLTTRYLSRSPVNQPFHDKEILRDIWGDHWGVSNDIGRIGKVLMHRPNKEVLLLHDHASEIEASPLFTNYVKGNSNLENQKHTSLDLELLQSQYDNLVQILMNEGIKILHLEGESKSMPERLFTRDLGMVIPCGLIISRLALYLRYGESRLAAQTCAQHGVPILGLVHGNGFAEGGSFMMLDETTAVIGLSERVNRLGMEQIKYILSIQNIQLIVIDLPSTIIHLDDAFIMINHDMALVDTTLLPYWFLDELHRRKITLLHVDPKDPPLTINALTVAPGRVIISASGNRTIDLLARHKVEVIPVPVDEILKLGGGIHCVALPLTRE, from the coding sequence ATGAACTTGACCACACGATATTTATCTAGAAGCCCTGTGAATCAGCCTTTTCATGATAAGGAGATACTTCGTGATATTTGGGGAGATCATTGGGGGGTATCTAATGATATTGGAAGGATTGGTAAAGTCTTGATGCATCGCCCTAATAAGGAGGTGTTACTATTACATGACCACGCAAGCGAGATAGAAGCTAGCCCTTTATTCACTAATTATGTAAAAGGAAACTCTAATCTTGAGAATCAAAAGCATACCTCACTGGATCTAGAGTTACTACAATCACAATATGATAATTTAGTCCAAATTCTAATGAATGAGGGCATAAAGATTCTGCATCTAGAGGGAGAATCGAAAAGTATGCCGGAGCGACTGTTCACAAGAGACTTAGGAATGGTCATTCCTTGTGGGCTAATCATTTCTCGACTAGCCTTATATCTCCGATACGGTGAGAGTCGTCTGGCTGCACAGACATGCGCACAGCACGGAGTTCCTATTCTTGGTTTAGTCCACGGGAATGGCTTCGCAGAGGGAGGAAGCTTTATGATGCTTGATGAAACAACAGCCGTTATCGGTCTATCCGAGCGGGTTAATCGACTGGGAATGGAGCAGATCAAATACATTCTCTCCATTCAAAATATTCAGCTAATAGTTATTGACTTACCTTCAACCATCATCCATCTGGATGATGCTTTTATTATGATTAATCATGATATGGCACTTGTAGATACGACTCTCCTACCTTATTGGTTCTTAGACGAGCTTCATCGACGTAAGATTACGTTGCTCCATGTCGACCCGAAGGACCCACCGCTTACCATTAATGCCTTAACTGTAGCACCAGGGCGAGTCATCATCTCCGCTAGTGGAAATCGAACCATTGACTTGCTTGCTCGCCACAAAGTAGAAGTTATTCCAGTCCCTGTCGATGAAATATTAAAACTAGGCGGCGGGATCCATTGTGTTGCACTACCCTTGACAAGGGAGTAA